From Brachyspira pilosicoli, a single genomic window includes:
- the eutC gene encoding ethanolamine ammonia-lyase subunit EutC produces the protein MQEAELELLIKKVLSNMDINNVSKNSVTNNNVSSNSSSSFADDSPLEDLGDMDFKKEMRVPNPQNLDMYMKLKQATPGRIGIWRSGPRYTTRTMLRFRADHATAQDTVFKDVPEEFIKENGWWSVQTRCTSKDMFLTRPDLGRRLNEEGVKMVQEKCQKSPKVEIYVADGLSSMAVMTNAKTTLQSIEQSLKSYNLTIGTPFFVRYGRVGVMDEIGELLDADVVCTLIGERPGLITDESMSCYMAYRPTIGMPESRRTVVSNIHSGGMPALEAGAYIADLVKKMLEQKVSGIELK, from the coding sequence ATGCAAGAAGCAGAACTTGAATTATTGATAAAAAAAGTATTATCTAATATGGATATTAATAATGTATCTAAAAATTCTGTAACAAACAATAATGTGTCTTCTAATTCATCTTCATCATTTGCAGATGATTCTCCTTTAGAAGATTTGGGTGATATGGATTTCAAAAAAGAAATGAGAGTTCCTAATCCGCAGAATTTAGATATGTATATGAAACTTAAGCAAGCTACTCCTGGAAGAATAGGTATTTGGAGATCAGGTCCTAGATATACTACTAGGACTATGCTTAGATTTAGAGCAGACCATGCTACAGCACAAGATACAGTGTTTAAAGATGTTCCTGAAGAATTTATTAAAGAAAATGGATGGTGGTCTGTACAAACTAGATGTACAAGTAAAGATATGTTTTTGACACGTCCTGACCTTGGAAGAAGACTTAATGAAGAAGGTGTGAAGATGGTTCAGGAGAAATGTCAAAAAAGTCCGAAAGTTGAGATATATGTAGCTGATGGGTTATCATCAATGGCTGTAATGACAAATGCTAAAACAACTCTTCAGTCTATAGAGCAGTCTTTAAAATCATATAATTTAACTATAGGTACACCATTTTTTGTTAGATACGGTAGAGTTGGTGTAATGGATGAAATAGGAGAATTATTGGATGCTGATGTTGTTTGTACTTTAATAGGTGAAAGACCTGGATTGATAACAGATGAGAGTATGAGTTGTTATATGGCTTATAGACCAACTATAGGAATGCCTGAAAGTAGAAGAACAGTTGTTTCTAATATACATTCTGGCGGTATGCCTGCTTTAGAAGCTGGTGCTTATATAGCAGATCTTGTGAAAAAAATGTTAGAACAAAAAGTTAGTGGTATAGAATTAAAATAA
- the eutL gene encoding ethanolamine utilization microcompartment protein EutL, whose product MRDDSIKVNILAVKMITNVDKSMAEQFKLDGSYKSLGLITTDCDDVGYTAIDEATKKADVKVAYARSMYAGASNASQKYAGEFIGILAGPSPAEVRSGLNAAIDFINSGDATFKSANEDDSVAYYAYTISRTGSYLSEQAGIALGSPLAYLVAPPLEAMYAIDAALKAADVKLAVFGPPPSETNFASAFLTGEQSACKAACMAFAEAVKSVCSNPTLF is encoded by the coding sequence ATGAGAGATGATAGCATAAAAGTTAATATATTGGCAGTTAAAATGATAACTAATGTAGATAAATCCATGGCTGAACAATTTAAACTTGATGGCAGCTATAAAAGTTTAGGTTTAATAACTACCGATTGTGATGATGTAGGATATACAGCTATAGATGAAGCTACAAAAAAAGCTGATGTTAAAGTTGCTTATGCACGTTCAATGTATGCTGGAGCATCTAATGCTAGTCAGAAGTATGCTGGAGAATTTATAGGTATATTAGCAGGGCCTTCACCAGCAGAAGTAAGAAGCGGATTAAATGCAGCAATAGATTTTATTAATTCAGGTGATGCTACATTTAAATCAGCTAATGAAGATGATTCTGTTGCATACTATGCTTATACAATTTCTAGAACAGGAAGTTATTTATCTGAACAGGCAGGTATAGCTTTAGGTTCTCCTTTAGCATATCTTGTTGCTCCTCCGCTTGAAGCTATGTATGCTATAGATGCAGCTTTGAAGGCAGCTGATGTTAAATTGGCTGTGTTTGGACCTCCTCCTTCAGAAACAAACTTTGCATCTGCATTTTTAACAGGTGAGCAATCTGCTTGTAAAGCTGCTTGTATGGCATTTGCTGAAGCTGTAAAATCAGTATGTTCTAATCCAACATTATTTTAA